AGCGTCAGGTTACCGTTCAGCACCCCGCCGACCACCGCGAAATAGCGGTTGTTGGCATAGCTGAAGCCGCTCGATCCATCGAAGCGGACGTTGCCGTCGACCGTGCCGGCATTGACCACGGCAGCATTGGTGACGGTGAAGAAGGACTGCACCTGCGGGACGATGTCGCCGCGGACGCGCGCGCCGGCGCGGTTGTCGAGCGTGCCGCCCGAGCCCAGGATCACGCCCGCGTCGGTGCCGGCGATCGTGCCGCTGTTCGCCAGGTTGCCGAACAGCCGCACGCCGGCGGCGACGCCGGTAATGGTGCCGTTGTTGGTAGCGGTGCCGCCGGAGGCAAGGCTCGCGCCGATCCCCGCGTTCGAGGTGATCGCGCCGTCGTTGGTGAAGCGGCCGCCGGCGAAATTCACTGCGGTACCCGCGGCGGTGATCGCGCCGCTGTTGTCGAACGAGCCGCTCGTGACCGATACGCCGTTGACAGCCGACGTGACCGTGCCGCTGTTGCCGAACGCCCGCGCCCAGTTCAGCGTGACCGCATAGGACGCGGCATCGCCGCCGGTCGCGTTAATGGTCTGCGCGTTGACGAACGCGACCGATCCGTTGCCGACGAACGTGTCCGACACGATCGACGCGTTGCCGCGCAGCACGCCGTCATTGATGACCCTACCGCCACCACTGATCTGCAGGAGCCCGCCCAGCACACCGAAGGTGCTGTCCAGCGTCACCGTCCTGTTGGCGGTCGTTATCAGGCCAAGCCGTTCGAACCCGGTCGGCAACGCCACGGCGCCGAGCGTGGCGTCGTCCAGGATCGAGGCGCTGAGCGTGTCGATGCCGGCACCACCATCGATCGCGCCGGTAATGCCGGTGACCAGCCGCCCGCCATCCAGCCGCGCCAGGATCGTGTCGTCGCCCGCGCCGAGCGTCAGATTGCCGTCGATCGTACCGGACAGGGTATCGATCGTGCTGTTCTGCCCGCTGGACGCGCGCGACACGACCGCGCCGGTGATCGTGCCGCTGTTGGTCAGCGCAAGCGCGCCGTCGACGCTGATCGCGGTAACACCCGGCGTTGCGATCGTCCCGGTGTTGGTGACGACGGCGCGTCCGACGCGCGACGCGAACCCGATGCCGCCCGCGGCGGATACTGTGCCTGCGTTCGTCAGCTGCGTGATCTGTCCCTGCATCCCGGCGATCGTGCCGCCGGCCAGGTTGATGACCGACAGGCTGGTGTTGCCGACATCGCCGTCGGTAAGGATCGCCGGCCCGGCGGTTCCGGTCATCGTGCCGGCGTTGGTGAGGGTCGCGGAGGCGATCCCGACGTGATTGTACAGGTTCGGCCGCAGCAGCAGCGCCTGCGTGCCCGTGACCGTCGCACCGGTGCCCACCGTGATCGACGTGCTGGAAGACGGATAGACAAATTGATAGCTGCCGGGCCAGCAGAAGGGGAAGGGGAAGGGGACCGATGCCCCGGCATAGGGATCGTCCGGGCAACGTTCGTAGCCGGGCTCGGCCGTGTTGACGAAGATTCCGGCGCCGCTGCCGCCGTCGATGCGTCCCTCCAGCGCGATCGCCGTCCCCGTCGCACGATTCACGATCGCACCACCATCGTTCCCGCCCAGGACGGTTGCCCCGGCACCGATTGCCACGCGCGTGCCGAAGGTGGTGACGGTCAGTCCGTCAGCGTCGGTCCCGGTGCAGGTGGTGGTGCCGTTCGCGACAACTGGATCCGGCGAACATTGCGCTTGCGCCGCCGAGGCCGCGCTCATCGCTACGATGCTCGTCCCGAGCGCGAACGACCACCGGCGCAACCGCACCGAACGCTGAACTGACATCAATCTTCGCCCCTGTTCCCTACGGCGTCCCCACGCCATCGCAGTGTTTCTATGATACGATATCATGAACGTCTACACCGACCTCTTGGCTTGGACGTCATTTTGGTAAAGCCTGTGAAGCGCAAGATCGGCAGGCCTGTGCCGGCGCGATCTCTGTGACCTTCCGGCACAGTCCTGATCCGAAAAGATTCTTCCACGACATCTTGGCTAAAATCCGATTGACGCCGCCGCGCGGACACGACAGTCTCCTACGATACTTCCAATAGAGAAACGGGAGTGGCGGTGGACTACCGGTCAGGAGCACGGATCGCGGCGGCGGCGTCGTCGCCGACGCTTCCGCGCAACCGTCCGCGATCCAGCCCCCCCTCTGGGGCGCAGCCTTCCGCCAACTCGTCAGCTGCCGAGCTGACCGTGCCGGCACCCCGCCACGCCGGCGCTTTTGTGGCAGGACGTAACCTTGATCGGCGTCACTAGCCTTGTACACACCGCCGACGGCATTGCCACCGGCGCGATCCATGACCGCCTCTGCGCCGCCGTTACTGCGCAGCCGCAAAGGGCACGCCGGTGCCTGCCGCGGCGCTCGGCGGGGCACCGCTGGCGCCGGCGCGGGTCACCTTGCTGGTGCAGGCCTCCGTCGCGGACGTGCCCGGCGCCGGGGTCGTCGCCTGGCGATCGACGTCGATTAGGGCATAAAGGCGAGCAGTGTGGTCGAGGGTGATGACGCAGATCACATCGTAGCGCGAGGCACCGCAAAGCATTCGTGTGAACAATGGGCCAGAGTTCATCTCGAAGGCGCTCGACCGCTGGGCATACGAGAATGGCGTGACCTTGGACTTCAGCCGGCCGGGTAAGCCGACCGACAACGCCTTCGTAGAGTCGTTCAACGGCCGCCTTCGCGACGAATGCCTGAACACGCACTGGTTTCTGTCCCTCGAGGACGCACGGGCCAAGATCGAGGCTTGGCGGCGCGATTACAACGAGAGCAGTCCTCACACATCGCTTGGCTGGCTGACGCCGCTCGAATATGCTGCTGCCGCGGCCAAGATCGCGGCCGAATGAACGCCGGAAACTCACCCCCGACCTGGATGAGAAACCGGGAAACCCTCAAACCAACCCTGGACTCTAGTTATGACTGGTAGAGCTTTGGGAGATACGTCTATACATGCTACATCATCCGCGATTTAGTCATGATGGAGCGCGGTCAGCATCGCTGGGCTGGCAGTAGTGAATGCACATGGCCGTTTGACTGATAGGCTTCGTTGCTACGGTAGCGCGCTGCTGCTAGGACGCCCGCCATGTTTGCTAACGCACCTACCCGGGGACGCGCCGCTTCGCTGTGGGCGGGACTTTTGATCGGCGCGTTGCTGTTCGTGCCGGGGGCGCTCGGCTATCTGTATGAGGCGTCTTCGTTCGCGCCGGGCACCTCCTTCATTGGAATATTGGCGCTGGCATTAGCGGCGACCGGTAATATCCCACTGACCTCGACCGACATCCAGACGGCGTTCGCGGCAGCCGGCGTGACGACGCTGGTGCTGCTGATCCACCTATTGCTGGCCACTGCAATCGGCAACGACCCGAGCTTAGACGTTTCGCGCGCCTTTCTGTCGATTATCTTGCTAGGCCTCATCATCGTGTCTGTCCCGGCAGTGCGTGAGGGTGTCATGGGCGAAGATACTCGCATCACGGCCGCGATCCGGATCGTATGCACGCTGTTCGCGCTTAGCGCGATTTTTTCCCTCGCGCAGATCCAGCCTGAGACGGCTAGCCTCGGGGCCAAGCCAATTTTTCCCTATACGGAGCCGTCATTCCTAGGTTTCTCGCTGCCAGCAGCGCTAATTTTTACGATGTTGCGTGCGCCGCGTTTAGTGCGGCTGGTAATAGTGCTGACATTCTTCGCCCTAGGTTACGGGCTCGGCAATTTCACAATCATCGTAGCCTGCGTGCTGGCTGCGGCGACGGCACTGCCGCTATCGTGGTTGGTGGCGGGATTAATCGTTGGGGTGATCGGCAGCGCCAGCCTCGACCTGAGCTATTACGCCGAACGGCTTGACTTCAATTGGGCGACCAGCACCAATCTCTCGGCGCTGGTCTATGTGCAAGGCTGGCAGATGCTGGGCGAGTCACTGCATAAATCGCTGGGATGGGGCATAGGATTTCAACAGCTTGGCATCGTGTATACGAATGTTCCGGCATCAATACGGATTAATCTATTGCTTGGCCGCGACGCGAATCTGCAGGATGGCGGTTTCATCATGTCTAAGATTGGCAGTGAATTGGGATTATTAGGGATGCTACTGATAGTAGCATATTTTTATACTGCGGTTCGGAGTTTTTTGCGGCTGCGCACGATTGCTAAACCTGGGGTAAAGATCACCGATGCCGAACTATTCGCACGTGCCTGTGTGGTTGGATATCTAGTTGAAATGGCAGTTCGCGGCACTAACTACTTCACTGGCACCTTCATGCTGTTGTTGGCTGCGCTGTCTTATCTGGTGCGGCGGCGCGTTGCGTCGGGCGCTCGGCCTGCGACGCGCGCGGCGGGGCAGCCGGCGTGACCGTAATTGCCATTAACTCCATGATCCTCGACGAGCGACTTTCAGGAATTGGCCATTACATCGTCCAGTTACTGACGCACTTTGCGCGTTTTAATCAATCGACTGGTAATCCGCACCGCCTACTCGGCATCGTACGTGCGCAGGCCGCGCATCACCTGAACGCGATTTCAGGGGTCGAACCGATTGTACTGTCAGGCCACGGTGGCCGGATAGCGCGCGTGTTGGCCGAGCAGACCACGATTCCGCACAGGCTGCACCGCGAAGGCGTCGATGTGCTACTAAACCCTGCATTTACGGGGCCAATCTGGGGAGCGCGGCGGATCGCGTTTACCGTTCACGACATATATTTCCGCGTTACGCCCGAGTTGCTACCGCGCGCACAGCGCCTATTCCTGTCGACGCTGGTACCGTGGTGCTGCCGCCGCGCGGATGCGGTGATTGCGCCGTCGGAGGTAACTGCCTGCGACCTGCTACGCTATTATCCCGATCTGTTGGGTAAGGTTTCGGTCATCCCGCTCGCCAGTCGCTTTCCGGGCCCCTTGACTCTGCCAAACGTGTCCCCGGCAGTGCCCCCGTTCGTGTTGCTGGTGGCCGCGCTAACCGGCAACAAGAATCCCTTGCCGCTGGTCGCCGCAATCAAATTGCTGCGCGCGCGGCATCCCAACCTGTTTCTGTTACACATCGGCTCTGATCCTGAGGGGCGACTGGCGGCGGCGCGCGTGCGCCATGGCGCGGACGCATGGATTACCAGCCGATCGGGGGTGAGCGACGCTGACCTGTCTGCTGCCTATCGCGATTGCCTGTGTTTCGTTATCCCGTCGCTGTACGAGGGCTTCGGGTTGCCGCTGCTGGAGGCGCAGGCACTGGGCGCGCCCGCCATCGCCTCAGATCGTGGTGCTTTGCCGGAAGTGGGCGGGGAGGGTGCGCTGTATGTCGATCCGACGGACCCAATGGCGATCGCCGCTGCGATTGGCGACCTGATCGACTTCCCGGCGCGGCGGCAAGCGCTGCGCGTCACGGGGTTCGCGAACCAGGCGCGTTTCTCTTGGGAACGGACTGCGCGGGCGACATGGGAACTGCTGTTAGAAAATGGCGTGGGTCGCCCTGCGCAGGTGGAAAACGCTTGAAATCGGGCAAGGTGCGGGCCAGTGGGCCTCAGGTGGCAGGCAAGTGCCCGCATATCATTCGGGGATATCGATGAAAGCCGTAATTCTCGCGGGAGGGCTGGGCACGCGTCTGAGTGAAGAAACCGCGACCCGGCCCAAGCCGATGGTCGAGGTCGGCGGCCGCCCTATCCTGTGGCATATCATGAAAGTCTTTGCAGCGCACGGCGTCAACGACTTCCTGATATGTTGCGGGTACAAAGGCTACGTTATCAAGGAATATTTCGCCAACTATTTCCTCCACATGTCGGACGTCACGTTCGACATGGAACACAACACGATGCACGTCCATCAGCGCAAGGCCGAGCCATGGCGCGTAACGCTGGTCGATACCGGCGAGCTGACGATGACCGGTGGACGGCTGGGGTACTTGCGGCCTTACCTGGAGGATCAGGAGGCGTTCTGCATGACCTATGGGGACGGGGTCGCCGATGTTGATGTTGGCGCGCTGATCGATTTTCATCGCGCGCATGGGCGCAAGGCGACGGTCACCGCGGTGCAGCCATCTGGGCGCTACGGCGCGCTGCTGATCTCGGGCGAACATCAGGTTGACGGCTTTGTCGAAAAGCCGCGCGGCGACGGCGGCTGGATCAACGGCGGCTTCTTCGTGCTGTCGCCGCAGGTGCTGGACCTGATCCAAGACGATACGACCGTATGGGAGCAGTCACCGCTGGAGACGCTGGCGACCACCGGTGAACTGCGCGCCTTCCATCACACCGGCTTTTGGCAGCCGATGGATACGTTGCGCGACAAGGTCCACCTCGACCAGTTGTGGAGCTCGGGCCAAGCGCCGTGGAAGGTCTGGTCGTGACGCCGGCGCTTTGGCGGGGACGGCGCGTCCTCGTCACCGGACATACCGGGTTCAAGGGCAGCTGGCTGACGCTGCTGCTGCGCTCAGTCGGCGCGGAGGTAACAGGGCTTTCGCTGGCGCCGCCGACCACGCCGAACCTGTTCGACGTGTTGGGGCTAGCGGGCGAAATCCACCATATCGTTGGGGACATCCGCGACGCCGCGAAGGTCGCGGCGGTGATGGCCGAGACTGCACCCGACACGGTGCTGCACCTCGCTGCGCAGCCGCTGGTGCGCCGGTCGTATCGCGATCCGTTGGAAACCTACGCCACCAACGTGATGGGCACCGCGCACGTTCTGCAGGCGGT
This portion of the Sphingomonas phyllosphaerae 5.2 genome encodes:
- a CDS encoding glycosyltransferase family 4 protein — protein: MTVIAINSMILDERLSGIGHYIVQLLTHFARFNQSTGNPHRLLGIVRAQAAHHLNAISGVEPIVLSGHGGRIARVLAEQTTIPHRLHREGVDVLLNPAFTGPIWGARRIAFTVHDIYFRVTPELLPRAQRLFLSTLVPWCCRRADAVIAPSEVTACDLLRYYPDLLGKVSVIPLASRFPGPLTLPNVSPAVPPFVLLVAALTGNKNPLPLVAAIKLLRARHPNLFLLHIGSDPEGRLAAARVRHGADAWITSRSGVSDADLSAAYRDCLCFVIPSLYEGFGLPLLEAQALGAPAIASDRGALPEVGGEGALYVDPTDPMAIAAAIGDLIDFPARRQALRVTGFANQARFSWERTARATWELLLENGVGRPAQVENA
- the rfbF gene encoding glucose-1-phosphate cytidylyltransferase is translated as MKAVILAGGLGTRLSEETATRPKPMVEVGGRPILWHIMKVFAAHGVNDFLICCGYKGYVIKEYFANYFLHMSDVTFDMEHNTMHVHQRKAEPWRVTLVDTGELTMTGGRLGYLRPYLEDQEAFCMTYGDGVADVDVGALIDFHRAHGRKATVTAVQPSGRYGALLISGEHQVDGFVEKPRGDGGWINGGFFVLSPQVLDLIQDDTTVWEQSPLETLATTGELRAFHHTGFWQPMDTLRDKVHLDQLWSSGQAPWKVWS